The proteins below are encoded in one region of Sander lucioperca isolate FBNREF2018 chromosome 11, SLUC_FBN_1.2, whole genome shotgun sequence:
- the LOC116063379 gene encoding MAU2 chromatid cohesion factor homolog, whose product MASNVEAPERWYLALLGFAEHFRTSSPPKIRLCVHCLQAVFQFKPPQRIEARTHLQLGSVLYHHTKNSELARSHLEKAWFISQQVPQFEDVKFEAASILSELFCQQNLVDSAKPLLRKAIQISQQTPYWHCRLLFQLAQLHTLEKDLVSACDLLGVGAEYARVVGSEYTRALFLLSKGMLLLMERKLGEVHPLLTLCGTIVENWQGNPIQKESLRVFFLVLQVTHYLDAGQVKSVKPCLKQLQQCIQTISTLHDDEILPSNPADLFHWLPKEHMCVLVYLVTVMHSMQAGYLEKAQKYTDKALMQLEKLKMLDCSPILSTFQVILLEHIIMCRLVTGHKATALQEISQVCQLCQQSPRLFTNHAAQLHTLLGLYCISVNCMDNAEAQFTTALRLTTHQELWTYIVTNLASVYIREGNRHQELYSLLERINPDHNFPVSSHCLRAAAFYIRGLLSFFQGRYNEAKRFLRETLKMSNAEDLNRLTACSLVLLGHIFYVLGNHRESNNMVVPAMQLASKIPDMSVQLWSSALLKDLNKALGNTMDAHEAAQMHQNFSQQLLQDHIAACSLPEHNLISWTDGPPPVQIQAQNGPTTSLASLL is encoded by the exons ATGGCGTCCAACGTAGAGGCCCCGGAGCGCTGGTACCTCGCCCTTCTCGGCTTTGCGGAGCATTTCCGAACCTCAAGTCCGCCCAAAATCCGGCTCTGTGTGCACTGTCTACAGGCAGTGTTTCAGTTTAAGCCACCACAGAGGATCGAGGCCCGGACACATCTTCAGTTGGGCTCAGTTCTCTACCACCACACCAAGAACAGCGAGCTGGCCCGCAGCCACCTGGAGAAAGCG TGGTTTATATCGCAACAAGTCCCTCAGTTTGAAGATGTCAAATTTGAAGCTGCCAGCATTTTGTCAGAACTCTTCTGCCAACAG aatTTGGTGGACTCTGCAAAACCCCTTCTGCGCAAGGCCATTCAGATTTCACAACAAACACCCTACTGGCACTGCAGATTGTTGTTCCAGTTGGCG CAACTTCATACACTGGAGAAAGACTTGGTGTCAGCATGTGACCTGCTGGGGGTTGGAGCCGAGTACGCCCGAGTGGTTGGCTCAGAATATACCAG ggcACTGTTTCTCCTCAGTAAAGGAATG TTGCTGCTAATGGAGAGGAAGCTTGGGGAGGTGCATCCTCTGCTCACACTGTGCGGAACTATTGTAGAAAACTGGCAGGGAAACCCCATCCAGAAGGAATCCCTGAGGGTGTTCTTCCTGGTCCTACAAGTCACACACTACCTGGATGCTGGACAG GTGAAGAGTGTGAAGCCGTGTCTGaagcagctgcagcagtgcaTCCAGACCATTTCGACACTCCACGATGATGAGATTCTGCCCAGCAACCCGGCTGACCTCTTCCACTGGCTGCCCAAGGAGCACATGTGTGTGCTCGTCTACTTG GTGACGGTCATGCACTCCATGCAAGCAGGCTATCTGGAGAAAGCTCAGAAGTACACAGACAAGGCTCTTATGCAACTAGAGAAACTAAAAA TGTTGGACTGCAGCCCCATCCTCTCTACCTTCCAAGTCATTCTACTGGAGCACATCATCATGTGTAGACTCGTCACAGGCCACAAGGCCACTGCGTTACAAGAG ATCTCGCAGGTGTGTCAGCTGTGCCAACAGTCCCCCAGGTTATTCACCAACCACGCTGCTCAGCTTCACACGCTATTA GGTCTGTACTGTATCTCAGTGAACTGTATGGATAATGCAGAGGCACAGTTTACCACAGCCTTGCGG CTCACCACACATCAGGAACTGTGGACATACATAGTGACCAACTTGGCCAGTGTCTACATAAGGGAAGGAAACCGACACCAGGAG CTGTATAGCCTCCTAGAGAGAATAAACCCCGACCATAACTTCCCAGTAAG CTCCCATTGCCTCCGGGCAGCAGCCTTCTACATCAGGGGACTCCTGTCCTTCTTTCAAGGACGCTACAACGAGGCCAA ACGCTTCCTAAGAGAAACCTTGAAGATGTCTAATGCTGAGGATCTGAACCGACTGACTGCCTGCTCCCTGGTTCTGCTGGGCCACATCTTCTATGTACTGGGCAACCACAGA GAAAGCAACAACATGGTTGTACCTGCCATGCAGCTGGCCAGCAAGATCCCAGACATGTCTgttcagctctggtcttcagcACTGTTGAAAG ACTTGAACAAGGCCCTGGGGAACACCATGGATGCCCATGAAGCAGCCCAGATGCACCAGAACTTCTcccagcagctgctgcaggacCACATCGCTGCCTGCAGCCTCCCTGAGCATAACCTCATCAGT TGGACTGATGGCCCTCCTCCTGTCCAGATCCAAGCCCAAAACGGCCCAACCACCAGCCTTGCAAGCCTGCTATGA